The proteins below are encoded in one region of Mya arenaria isolate MELC-2E11 chromosome 15, ASM2691426v1:
- the LOC128219239 gene encoding uncharacterized protein LOC128219239, producing MWETVERSFNVQSTGIQRTVDLLTKKWDNLTQVHRPKFMDYKRQLHLTGNGQNTASLSDLTNAVIDVIGRDGCAMDGIGGSEEFDSTCIQESQSRSDVGLNSQPVYQFVNDYTTYQPVLEADEVPATFHLSRPEASTTSKVFTTSTSCNRCCCQECKAIRQLQKRKLELEVAILAKQLKKEQ from the exons ATGTGGGAGACTGTTGAGAGAAGCTTCAATGTCCAATCTACAGGAATACAAAGAACTGTAGACCTTCTAACTAAGAAGTGGGACAACTTGACCCAAGTCCACCGCCCTAAGTTCATGGACTACAAAAGGCAGCTTCATCTGACAG GAAATGGCCAAAATACAGCCTCCTTGTCAGATTTGACAAATGCTGTCATTGATGTTATTGGCAGGGATGGCTGTGCCATGGATGGAATCGGTGGATCAGAAGAATTTGATTCAACATGTATACAGGAAAG cCAAAGCAGATCAGATGTTGGTCTCAATTCACAGCCTGTATATCAGTTTGTAAATGATTACAC GACATATCAGCCAGTGTTGGAGGCAGATGAGGTTCCTGCCACGTTTCATCTTTCAAGACCTGAGGCTAGCACGACTTCCAAAGTGTTCACAACCTCTACATCATGCAATCGATGTTGCTGTCAGGAGTGTAAAGCAATCAGACAGctgcaaaaaagaaaattagaaTTAGAAGTGGCTATTTTAgcaaagcaattaaaaaaagaacaataa
- the LOC128219240 gene encoding uncharacterized protein LOC128219240, producing the protein MFPYGIILLPNLTDEEDAESESLRSSKLPPPSKIMMAAQPTAGPSKSSYQEHKQERVVKRRKTKAEELIDWQILYFQNQVELAQQEKEINRVKLRVMEKYEKNLIQRK; encoded by the exons ATGTTTCCCTACGGGATCATATTGTTACCAAATTTAACAGATGAAGAAGATGCGGAGAGTGAAAGCCTTAGGTCATCAAAGTTACCCCCGCCATCCAAGATCATGATGGCGGCACAGCCTACTGCAGGACCATCAAAGAGCAGTTACCAAGAACACAAACAGGAACGTGT TGTCAAGAGAAGGAAGACCAAAGCAGAGGAACTCATTGATTGGCAAattttatactttcaaaatcAGGTGGAATTGGCACAGCAAGAG aagGAAATCAATCGGGTGAAGCTGAGAGtgatggaaaaatatgaaaaaaacttgaTACAGAGGAAATAG
- the LOC128219241 gene encoding putative nuclease HARBI1 yields MAALFVNHRKVKEFRHTAHVQNMLDNEMYARYRYTNGGIDYLEDLLKESLERTTRRNRALTVRQMILITLRFFATGAFFNIIGDSMGYHKCTVSRVVAQVTEAICGHIHQFVMWPDANARAWNMTEFFKKAGFPKVVGCVDGTHIRIQAPSEDEPAFVNRKGFHSINMQAVCDIKGKFTSVNASWPGSCHDAHVFRTSGLAAKLTIEHVAFSDVDMNMPMDDNEFIQPQNGNDGVHQDDGTGVATRDFIVENFFSV; encoded by the exons atggcggctCTATTTGTAAATCATAGAAAAGTGAAAGAATTTCGGCACACTGCACATGTACAGAATATGCTAGACAATGAGATGTATGCCAGATACAGATATACGAATGGTGGAATAGATTATCTAGAGGATTTGCTGAAGGAATCGCTGGAAAGAACGACAAGAAGAAACAGAGCACTTACTGTTAGACAGATGATTCTGATTACGTTGCGCTTCTTCGCCACAGGAgcattttttaacatcattgGTGATAGCATGGGCTACCACAAGTGCACTGTGTCACGTGTTGTAGCCCAAGTAACAGAAGCAATTTGTGGTCACATACATCAGTTTGTGATGTGGCCTGATGCCAATGCTCGAGCATGGAATATGACAGAATTTTTTAAGAAAGCTGGTTTCCCGAAAGTTGTTGGATGTGTAGACGGAACACATATCCGAATCCAGGCGCCATCCGAAGACGAACCAGCCTTCGTGAATAGGAAAGGCTTCCATAGCATCAACATGCAGGCTGTATGTGACATCAAAG GAAAATTTACAAGTGTAAATGCAAGCTGGCCTGGGTCGTGCCACGACGCGCACGTCTTCAGAACGTCGGGATTGGCAGCCAAACTGACCATTGAACATGTGGCGTTTTCAGATG TGGACATGAACATGCCTATGGACGACAATGAGTTCATTCAGCCACAGAATGGGAATGATGGAGTACACCAAGATGATGGTACTGGCGTTGCCACTAGAGACTTCATTGTGGAAAACTTCTTCTCTGTGTAG